In the Piscinibacter sp. XHJ-5 genome, one interval contains:
- a CDS encoding SDR family oxidoreductase, with protein MNDVAGCRAVVAVRGLALGETLARGLERLGGKVARLPSGDDWNAAMDAAVRDLGGLDLVVHAEAPAVATRSAEIDALSLAQWQQATSHSLYSTLCCLQAARRGLRAGGGTIIVLGPTAALVGAPGLVPLLTLVEAQRTLVKSAARQWGAQGIRLHWLGLAARHYSDALGEARIPPVPELGPPPPALGRVPDAETDAAELIALLAGAGARGITGAMINLDGGDWMVP; from the coding sequence ATGAACGACGTCGCTGGATGCCGGGCGGTGGTTGCAGTGCGGGGCCTCGCGCTGGGCGAGACCCTCGCGCGCGGACTCGAGCGCCTGGGGGGCAAGGTCGCGCGGCTCCCATCGGGTGACGACTGGAACGCCGCGATGGACGCGGCGGTGCGCGACCTCGGCGGCCTGGATCTCGTCGTGCATGCCGAAGCCCCCGCGGTCGCGACGCGCTCGGCGGAGATCGATGCGCTGTCGCTCGCGCAGTGGCAGCAGGCCACCAGCCATTCGCTGTACTCGACGCTGTGCTGCCTGCAGGCCGCCCGGCGTGGCTTGCGTGCCGGCGGCGGGACGATCATCGTGCTCGGACCGACTGCCGCGCTGGTCGGCGCGCCGGGCCTGGTGCCGCTGCTCACGCTCGTCGAGGCGCAGCGCACGCTCGTCAAGTCGGCGGCGCGGCAGTGGGGCGCCCAAGGCATTCGCCTGCATTGGCTGGGGCTGGCGGCGCGGCACTACAGCGACGCGCTGGGCGAGGCGCGCATCCCGCCGGTGCCGGAGCTCGGCCCGCCGCCGCCCGCGCTCGGCCGTGTGCCCGATGCCGAAACGGATGCAGCGGAGCTGATCGCTCTGCTGGCCGGCGCCGGCGCGCGAGGCATCACCGGAGCGATGATCAATCTCGACGGCGGCGACTGGATGGTCCCATGA